A window of the Geomonas agri genome harbors these coding sequences:
- the malQ gene encoding 4-alpha-glucanotransferase, with translation MVRKRKSGVLLHPTSLPGPGGIGSFGEEAKRFVDFLHKSGQSLWQILPLGPTAYGNSPYSCYSAFAGNPLLINLEMLQAEGDLMPEEATAELDSERVDFGAVEIYKMARLKEAAARFFVEAPQKRKEEFWHFCDTTFWLHDYALFMALKEQFKEVSWKDWPDSLAKREPEALSSWSEKLGTAIGEQKYMQWQFSRQWKQLKTYANVLGISIVGDLPIFVAYDSADVWANPHLFHLDEKGVPIVVAGVPPDYFSKTGQLWGNPLYNWDKMAEQGFGWWIARLRNDLSLYDMVRIDHFRGFEAFWEVPMWEKTAINGRWVKGPGEALFHALRNALGSLPIIAEDLGIITPEVESLRDQFGLPGMKILQFAFGSGPDNPYLPHNHVRSCVVYTGTHDNDTTAGWFHSLKAKEQKNVLSYFDRDGNDIVWQMVKCTLASVADYAIIPMQDLLELPSSGRMNVPGVAGGNWSWRCSADAFSGRLAAKLARTTELYGRLPD, from the coding sequence ATGGTGAGAAAGAGAAAGAGTGGGGTCCTGCTGCACCCCACGTCTTTGCCAGGCCCGGGAGGGATCGGTTCTTTCGGTGAGGAAGCAAAGAGATTCGTAGATTTTCTGCACAAGTCAGGGCAGTCCCTGTGGCAGATCCTCCCGCTTGGCCCCACAGCCTATGGCAATTCGCCATACTCCTGTTACTCCGCATTCGCCGGCAACCCATTGTTGATCAACCTGGAGATGCTGCAGGCCGAGGGTGACCTCATGCCGGAAGAGGCGACGGCGGAGCTCGATTCCGAGCGCGTGGATTTTGGCGCCGTCGAGATCTATAAGATGGCCCGCCTCAAGGAGGCTGCTGCCCGCTTCTTCGTGGAGGCCCCCCAAAAGCGCAAGGAAGAATTCTGGCATTTTTGCGACACCACCTTTTGGCTGCATGACTACGCGCTTTTCATGGCGTTGAAAGAGCAGTTCAAGGAAGTGAGTTGGAAAGACTGGCCGGACTCCCTCGCCAAGCGGGAACCGGAGGCCCTCTCGTCCTGGAGCGAGAAATTGGGTACGGCCATAGGCGAACAGAAGTACATGCAATGGCAGTTCTCCCGACAGTGGAAGCAGCTGAAGACCTACGCCAACGTGCTCGGCATCTCCATCGTCGGCGACCTTCCCATCTTCGTCGCCTACGACTCAGCCGATGTCTGGGCCAATCCGCACTTGTTTCACCTAGACGAGAAAGGCGTTCCCATCGTCGTTGCCGGCGTACCTCCCGACTACTTCAGTAAGACGGGACAGTTGTGGGGCAACCCGCTTTACAACTGGGATAAGATGGCGGAGCAGGGTTTCGGCTGGTGGATAGCGCGGCTGCGCAACGATCTCTCCCTCTACGACATGGTGCGTATCGACCACTTCCGCGGCTTCGAGGCCTTTTGGGAGGTGCCGATGTGGGAAAAGACCGCCATAAACGGCCGCTGGGTCAAGGGGCCGGGCGAGGCACTTTTCCACGCGCTGCGTAACGCTCTCGGCAGCCTGCCGATAATCGCCGAGGACCTCGGTATCATCACCCCGGAGGTGGAATCGCTGAGGGATCAGTTCGGCCTTCCGGGCATGAAGATCCTCCAGTTCGCCTTCGGCTCCGGTCCCGACAACCCGTACCTGCCGCACAACCATGTGAGGTCGTGCGTGGTCTACACCGGAACCCACGACAATGACACCACCGCCGGGTGGTTCCACTCCCTCAAGGCGAAAGAGCAGAAAAACGTGCTGTCGTATTTCGACCGCGACGGCAACGACATTGTGTGGCAGATGGTGAAATGCACGCTCGCCTCGGTGGCGGATTATGCCATTATCCCCATGCAGGATCTTTTAGAACTCCCCAGCAGCGGCAGGATGAACGTGCCGGGCGTGGCGGGAGGGAACTGGAGCTGGCGCTGCTCCGCCGATGCCTTCTCAGGCAGGCTGGCGGCGAAACTCGCACGGA